Proteins from a genomic interval of Rutidosis leptorrhynchoides isolate AG116_Rl617_1_P2 unplaced genomic scaffold, CSIRO_AGI_Rlap_v1 contig14, whole genome shotgun sequence:
- the LOC139881293 gene encoding PLASTID TRANSCRIPTIONALLY ACTIVE protein 6, chloroplastic, giving the protein MSTTTATTLFLTPPPFFTPKSQILLRTTATTLFPSFKLRPSIISKRKQIRFIVKSDDGDADGGGPDDYDMDEDEAEEVDNKKDYDVEYEPGVGGRGDDDIAVVDSKSFVSTQGWDSETVVKYRINEDEFHKICLLHCDFFIRKPPDPDNDVFDFREMYVTPPDTDVYAIPRVLAPMPEKYIRCAKSEYGMYNVTEPPIDAPRDPMYKSDWEVTKVFLTKHYRNRRSGDPEFFLDFEEIYVIDSYTKSITRAKVLVTIPEGRKRDRKHDLLVVRDKGNSFKIIHASERDDPTTVIERQEWSKTREDMERHLSKLRDFSVSNWF; this is encoded by the exons ATGTCCACAACCACAGCCACCACTCTTTTCCTCACTCCACCACCGTTCTTTACTCCCAAATCCCAAATCCTCCTTCGTACCACCGCGACAACACTCTTCCCCAGCTTCAAGCTGAGACCGAGCATAATTTCCAAAAGGAAACAGATTCGTTTCATTGTAAAATCCGATGACGGCGACGCCGATGGTGGAGGTCCTGACGACTACGACATGGACGAGGACGAGGCGGAGGAGGTGGATAACAAGAAGGACTATGATGTGGAGTACGAGCCTGGAGTTGGTGGCCGTGGTGATGATGACATTGCCGTTGTGGATAGCAAAAGTTTCGTGTCGACGCAAGGTTGGGATTCTGAGACTGTGGTGAAGTACAGGATCAATGAGGACGAGTTTCACAAGATTTGCTTGCTTCATTGTGATTTCTTCATCAGGAAACCGCCCGACCCGGATAATGATGTGTTTGATTTCAGAGAG ATGTATGTTACTCCTCCAGATACGGATGTTTATGCCATTCCAAGAGTTCTTGCTCCAATGCCCGAAAAG TACATACGCTGCGCAAAGAGTGAGTATGGAATGTACAATGTCACAGAGCCTCCCATCGATGCTCCTAGAGATCCAATGTATAAGTCTGACTGGGAAGTCACAAAG GTTTTCTTAACAAAGCATTACCGGAACAGGAGGTCAGGTGATCCAGAGTTTTTCCTGGATTTTGAAGAAATTTATGTCATTGATTCTTATACAAAGTCAATCACCAGAGCAAAAGTCCTG GTCACAATTCCAGAAGGAAGAAAAAGAGATAGAAAGCATGATTTGCTTGTCGTTCGTGATAAGGGGAACTCGTTCAAAATAATTCATGCG AGTGAAAGAGATGATCCCACGACTGTAATTGAAAGGCAAGAGTGGTCCAAGACTAGAGAAGACATGGAGAGACATCTAAGTAAGCTACGTGATTTCAGTGTATCAAACtggttttga